In Streptomyces sp. NBC_00483, a single window of DNA contains:
- a CDS encoding metallophosphoesterase: protein MRARYGNPLKTSLKVTAGIAAAGAAGLIYSAGFEARSFRLRRVTVPVLPAGMRPMRVLQVSDIHMVSGQNKKRRWLQSLAGLRPDFVINTGDNLSDTEGVPEVLDALGPLMEFPGAYVFGSNDYYGPKLLNPARYLKQQMSGKHGLNGNPPVVGAIHNPWEDLRDAFDGAGWLNLTNTRGSLKVAGVEIGLTGLDDPHIKRDRYAEVAGGPLAGPDFSMGVVHAPYLRTLDAFTADGYPLVLAGHTHGGQLCIPFYGALVTNCDLDADRVKGLSTHEAEGNTSYLHVSAGCGTNRYTPVRFACPPEATLLTLAPMAA, encoded by the coding sequence ATGCGCGCTCGATACGGGAATCCTCTGAAGACCTCCCTGAAGGTGACGGCCGGCATCGCGGCGGCGGGCGCCGCCGGGCTGATCTACTCGGCGGGCTTCGAGGCCCGCTCCTTCCGCCTGCGACGGGTCACGGTCCCGGTCCTGCCTGCGGGAATGCGCCCGATGCGGGTGCTCCAGGTCTCCGACATCCACATGGTGAGCGGGCAGAACAAGAAGCGCCGCTGGCTGCAGTCGCTGGCCGGGCTCCGCCCCGACTTCGTCATCAACACGGGCGACAACCTGTCCGACACGGAGGGCGTCCCCGAGGTCCTCGACGCGCTCGGCCCGCTGATGGAGTTCCCCGGCGCGTACGTCTTCGGGTCCAACGACTACTACGGCCCCAAGCTCCTCAACCCGGCCCGCTACCTGAAGCAGCAGATGTCGGGCAAGCACGGTCTGAACGGCAACCCGCCCGTCGTCGGCGCCATCCACAACCCGTGGGAGGACCTGCGCGACGCCTTCGACGGGGCCGGCTGGCTGAACCTCACGAACACGCGGGGCTCGCTGAAGGTCGCGGGCGTGGAGATCGGCCTCACCGGCCTGGACGACCCGCACATCAAGCGCGACCGGTACGCGGAGGTGGCCGGCGGCCCGCTGGCGGGCCCGGACTTCTCGATGGGCGTGGTGCACGCCCCGTACCTGCGCACCCTGGACGCCTTCACCGCGGACGGCTACCCGCTGGTCCTCGCGGGCCACACCCACGGCGGCCAGCTCTGCATCCCCTTCTACGGGGCTCTCGTCACCAACTGTGACCTGGACGCGGACCGCGTGAAGGGCCTGTCCACGCACGAGGCGGAGGGGAACACGTCCTACCTCCACGTCTCGGCGGGCTGCGGCACCAACCGCTACACCCCGGTCCGCTTCGCCTGCCCGCCCGAGGCGACCCTGCTGACGCTGGCGCCGATGGCCGCCTGA
- a CDS encoding fatty acid desaturase family protein, whose product MTAAVFSDPAPGEPDADLTDQLGRELDALRAEFMAARGADDAHYIRTVIAVQRGCETGGRLALTVSLFPPAWFTGTALLTFAKILENMELGHNILHGQWDWLGDPAIHSTTWEWDFATPADAWKRTHNHLHHTYTNVVGRDRDLGYTVLRMAPDQPWHPGHLLQPLFTALLAPVFEWGIALYDLEVDEALAGRKSVRAFLGDTTEMVGKAVHQAAKDYVLFPLLAGPSALPCLLGNLTATTTRNVWAHTVIFCGHFPSDVHTFAYTEEQIEGESRGEWYLRQIQGSANIEGGPLLHLLTGNLSHQIEHHLFPDLPSNRYAELAPRVRKICARYGLPYATGPLWRQYASMWGRVLRHALPTAHRGAEGGSEGHRRAE is encoded by the coding sequence ATGACCGCCGCTGTATTCAGCGATCCGGCGCCCGGGGAACCGGACGCCGACCTTACGGACCAACTGGGCCGTGAACTGGACGCGCTCCGCGCCGAGTTCATGGCGGCGCGCGGCGCCGACGACGCCCACTACATACGTACCGTCATCGCCGTGCAACGCGGCTGCGAGACCGGCGGACGCCTCGCGCTCACCGTCTCCCTCTTCCCACCCGCCTGGTTCACGGGCACCGCCCTGCTCACCTTCGCCAAAATCCTGGAGAACATGGAGCTGGGCCACAACATCCTGCACGGACAGTGGGACTGGCTCGGTGACCCGGCGATCCACTCGACGACCTGGGAGTGGGACTTCGCCACCCCCGCCGATGCCTGGAAACGCACCCACAACCACCTCCACCACACGTACACCAATGTCGTCGGCCGCGACCGCGACCTCGGCTACACGGTCCTGCGCATGGCCCCGGACCAGCCCTGGCACCCGGGCCATCTCCTCCAGCCGCTGTTCACGGCCCTGCTCGCGCCCGTCTTCGAGTGGGGCATCGCCCTGTACGACCTGGAGGTGGACGAGGCGTTGGCGGGCCGCAAGAGCGTGCGCGCCTTCCTCGGGGACACAACTGAGATGGTGGGCAAGGCGGTTCACCAGGCGGCCAAGGACTACGTCCTCTTCCCGCTCCTCGCGGGGCCCTCCGCGCTGCCCTGCCTCCTCGGCAATCTCACCGCGACCACCACCCGCAACGTCTGGGCGCACACGGTCATCTTCTGCGGACACTTCCCCAGTGACGTGCACACCTTCGCGTACACGGAGGAGCAGATCGAGGGCGAGAGCCGGGGCGAGTGGTATCTGCGCCAGATCCAGGGCTCGGCGAACATCGAAGGCGGGCCGCTGCTCCACCTCCTCACCGGCAACCTCAGCCACCAGATCGAGCACCACCTCTTCCCCGACCTGCCCAGCAACCGCTACGCCGAGCTCGCTCCGCGCGTCCGGAAGATCTGCGCCCGGTACGGACTCCCGTACGCCACTGGGCCGTTGTGGCGGCAGTACGCGTCGATGTGGGGCCGGGTGCTGCGGCACGCCCTGCCGACGGCACACCGCGGCGCGGAAGGTGGGAGCGAGGGCCATCGCCGGGCCGAGTGA
- a CDS encoding GatB/YqeY domain-containing protein: MTTLKSKLQDDLNAAIRERNELRSSTLRLTLSAITNQEVAGTEKRELTDDEVQKVIAKEAKKRREAADAFEKAGRAESASREEAEGVVLAEYLPQQLSDAELEQIVAQAVEEAKAAGAEGPRAMGQVMKIVKPKVADRAEGGRVASTVKRLLAG, translated from the coding sequence ATGACCACGCTCAAGTCGAAGTTGCAGGACGACCTCAACGCCGCGATCAGGGAGCGCAACGAGCTCCGCTCCTCGACGCTCCGGCTGACCCTCTCCGCGATCACCAACCAGGAAGTCGCGGGCACGGAGAAGCGTGAGCTGACGGACGACGAGGTGCAGAAGGTGATCGCCAAGGAGGCGAAGAAGCGCCGCGAGGCTGCCGATGCCTTCGAGAAGGCGGGCCGCGCCGAGTCCGCGAGCCGCGAGGAGGCGGAGGGCGTGGTGCTCGCCGAGTACCTGCCGCAGCAGCTGTCCGACGCCGAGCTCGAGCAGATCGTCGCGCAGGCGGTCGAGGAGGCGAAGGCGGCCGGCGCCGAGGGGCCGAGGGCCATGGGCCAGGTCATGAAGATCGTGAAGCCGAAGGTCGCGGACCGCGCCGAGGGCGGCCGGGTGGCCTCCACGGTCAAGCGCCTCCTGGCGGGCTGA
- a CDS encoding DUF5994 family protein, whose product MTLAPHLPPPSQPLLRLRLAPHAGGPRAIDGAWWPHSYDLLAELPTLLAGLPRTWGHISSVLFNGAAWPATPGRMLVADQVVRLRRSLAATPLHTVVLVAPGHGRWDLLVVPPDTTEEEAEPIMAGASGIDALRHPA is encoded by the coding sequence ATGACCCTCGCACCGCACCTTCCGCCCCCCTCCCAGCCCCTGCTGCGCCTGCGTCTGGCCCCGCACGCCGGTGGTCCCCGAGCCATCGACGGGGCCTGGTGGCCGCACTCCTACGACCTGCTCGCCGAACTCCCCACGCTGCTCGCGGGGTTGCCCCGGACCTGGGGCCACATCAGCAGCGTCCTGTTCAACGGGGCAGCGTGGCCGGCCACACCGGGCCGCATGCTCGTCGCCGACCAGGTCGTCCGCCTGCGCAGGAGCCTGGCGGCCACTCCCTTGCACACCGTCGTCCTCGTCGCCCCCGGCCACGGACGCTGGGACCTGCTCGTCGTACCACCGGACACGACCGAGGAGGAGGCGGAACCGATCATGGCGGGGGCATCGGGCATCGACGCCCTCCGGCACCCCGCCTGA
- a CDS encoding acyl-CoA desaturase, translated as MSPEPAAHTLARLPDAAAPPAPYDGNSPFPRDGSPHDRGGGERLYVTVTAAIVVLPFVGLGLAGWLLWGRLIHPTDIVLGLALYVLTGLGVTVGFHRGLTHGSYRAVRPVRIALAVAGSMSFQGDVVGWVATHRRHHAFTDRPGDPHSPYRYGTHLRGQLRGLLHAHIGWLFHNDRTEPERYAPDLLADRDIRGVSRAFPFLCLVTLALPFGLGWAIGGTWLHAVTGLLWAGLVRIALLHHVTWSVNSLCHMIGERPFRTRRHDRATNLWPLALLSFGESWHNLHHADPTSARHGVERGQLDPSAAVIRLLERLGLAHDVRWPTPDRVAARRI; from the coding sequence ATGTCCCCGGAGCCCGCCGCGCACACACTCGCCCGCTTGCCGGACGCCGCCGCGCCGCCCGCACCCTACGACGGCAACTCGCCGTTCCCACGCGATGGTTCGCCACATGATCGGGGCGGCGGAGAGCGTCTGTACGTGACGGTGACAGCGGCGATCGTGGTGCTGCCGTTCGTGGGGCTCGGCCTCGCCGGATGGCTGCTGTGGGGGCGGCTGATCCATCCCACGGACATCGTTCTCGGGCTCGCCCTGTACGTGCTCACGGGCCTCGGAGTCACGGTCGGCTTCCACCGCGGGCTCACCCACGGCAGCTACCGGGCCGTCCGCCCCGTGCGCATCGCCCTCGCGGTGGCCGGTTCGATGAGCTTCCAGGGCGATGTCGTCGGCTGGGTCGCCACGCACCGCCGCCACCACGCCTTCACCGACCGCCCCGGCGATCCGCACTCCCCGTACCGGTACGGCACCCACCTGCGCGGCCAGTTGCGCGGTCTGCTGCACGCTCACATCGGCTGGCTGTTCCACAACGACCGTACGGAGCCGGAGCGTTACGCCCCCGACCTGCTGGCCGACCGCGACATCCGCGGGGTCTCCCGCGCCTTCCCGTTCCTGTGTCTGGTCACGCTCGCCCTGCCGTTCGGCCTCGGCTGGGCGATCGGCGGCACCTGGCTGCACGCCGTGACCGGCCTGCTGTGGGCGGGGCTCGTCCGCATCGCGCTGCTCCACCACGTCACGTGGAGCGTGAACTCGCTGTGCCACATGATCGGCGAGCGCCCGTTCCGTACCCGCCGCCACGACCGGGCCACCAACCTGTGGCCGCTCGCCCTGCTCTCCTTCGGCGAGAGCTGGCACAACCTCCACCACGCCGACCCGACCAGCGCCCGGCACGGGGTGGAGCGCGGTCAGCTCGACCCGTCGGCCGCGGTCATCCGGCTCCTCGAACGCCTCGGCCTCGCACACGACGTGCGCTGGCCGACGCCGGACCGCGTCGCCGCCCGCCGCATCTGA